TAGCGGCCCGGAAGGTTGTAACGCGCCCCGGCCGGGGCCCCACAAAAAAAAGAGCGGCCCGGAGGCCGCTCTTTTTCAGGAATTACTTGAGCAAGTGGCGGCCAAGAGGGCCGCGCCAACTTAGTTTACTTTGTGAGCCGTCAGCCAGTTTTTGGCTTCCAGCACCTTGCCGTGCTGCTGCTGGAGCACGCTTTTCACATCGGCGGGCAGGTCCTGGGCAGCCAGGGCAGTTTCGTAGCCTTTCAGGGCCGTGGCTTCGCCGGTTTCGGCGGCCTCCAGCACAGCCGAGTCGTCCTGGCCGGTAATGGCCGATTTGATGTTGATCCAGCCGCGGTGCACAGCGGCGGCGGCGTCGGTGGCCACGCTCTCAACGGTATTCGAGTTCGAAGCGTCGATGCCGTACTGCTGGGCGTAGCGCTCCAGGTCGGCCGCGAAGCCGGCGCGCTGCTGCGAATACTGGCTGAGCTGGGATTTGAGGTCGACGCTCTTTACTTCTTCGGCGGCTTCCTGGTAGCCTTTGGTTGAAGTGCGGTTGAGGTTCAGCAGGTCGGTGAGGGCGCGGGCGGTGGAGTCGGTGAGCGTGCTAGCCATGGTATGGTTAAATTGAAAGTAGGAGTGGAGAAAAAGCGCTGGGCTTGTGGTGGGGTGTACGGGGCCCCCGGCGCGGGGTTGCGCCGCAGGGCCCTAGCCGGGCCGTAATTTGTGCCAGGTGCGCATAAAAAAGCCTTCCTTGGCCGTTGATTTGGCTGACTTTAGCTCCGTCCCGTTGCTCACGTCGCCCAGCAAAAAGCCCCACGGCTCGGTGCCTTTGTTAGCGTCGAATACCACCTTGAGTACGGCCACCAGCGGAATGCTGAGGATCATGCCCGGCGTGCCCCACAGCTCGCCCCCCAGAATGAGGGCAATGATGGCCGCCATGGGGTTGATGCTCACCTTGGAGCCCGTCACCGTCGGCGTGATGAAGTTGCCTTCTAAAAACTGCACAAACATGAACACCCCGACGACGCCCAGCGCTTTGGTGAGCGAGCCCGTGTCGACGAGCGTAACCAGGGCCGGAATGGCCGAACCCACCAAAATGCCGATGTAGGGAATGATGGCCAGCACCGAAGCGAAAATGGCGAAGAACACGGCAAACTTTACCCCCAGCAGCAGCAGGCCGATGGAGTTCAGCACCGACACAATCACAATCACCGTGAGCAGGCCTTGAATGTAGGCCTGCACCACCACCTGGATGCTGTCCATGGTGTGCAGCACGTTGGTGCGCCTGTCGGGCTTGACGAAGCGGAACAGGAACTGCCGCATGTGGTCGCGGTAGTAGAGAAAGCAGAAAATATAAATCGGCACGAGCGTCGTCACGCTCAGCACGCCGGCCGTGGTGCTGAGCGTGGAGCCCAGGTAGCCGCCGGCCGACGACTTGAACGACTCCATGCCGGAGTCGATGAGCTGGTCTTTGCTAATGGGCTGGTAGCCAAACTTGTGGCTGGCCCACTGCTGAACCTGGTCGAAGTATTCCACGGCCCGCGCCTGCAGTTTGGGCAGTTCGTCGCGCAGGCTCATGATTTGCGTGCCGAACAAGTAAAAGATGCCCGCCACCGCAACAACCACGATGAGCAGCGCGAGGAT
This genomic stretch from Hymenobacter sp. PAMC 26628 harbors:
- a CDS encoding ferritin-like domain-containing protein, translated to MASTLTDSTARALTDLLNLNRTSTKGYQEAAEEVKSVDLKSQLSQYSQQRAGFAADLERYAQQYGIDASNSNTVESVATDAAAAVHRGWINIKSAITGQDDSAVLEAAETGEATALKGYETALAAQDLPADVKSVLQQQHGKVLEAKNWLTAHKVN
- a CDS encoding AI-2E family transporter, which codes for MLPTVTPSAPPRALPPPNNFNTPRNLPSPMQHHAPAEVKQSGAVHYTFVLIGLTLLVYVLHALDSILLPILFAALLAVLLLPLVVRFERWGLSSVWAIILALLIVVVAVAGIFYLFGTQIMSLRDELPKLQARAVEYFDQVQQWASHKFGYQPISKDQLIDSGMESFKSSAGGYLGSTLSTTAGVLSVTTLVPIYIFCFLYYRDHMRQFLFRFVKPDRRTNVLHTMDSIQVVVQAYIQGLLTVIVIVSVLNSIGLLLLGVKFAVFFAIFASVLAIIPYIGILVGSAIPALVTLVDTGSLTKALGVVGVFMFVQFLEGNFITPTVTGSKVSINPMAAIIALILGGELWGTPGMILSIPLVAVLKVVFDANKGTEPWGFLLGDVSNGTELKSAKSTAKEGFFMRTWHKLRPG